A single region of the Sulfurimonas sp. genome encodes:
- a CDS encoding DUF4136 domain-containing protein, which produces MKNLFLTLLLSIFLGGCSTLHVEVDYNPDYNFSTISTFAVVYTKKGDGKDFTRSRISNLLTKYMQKKGYASVDKSKADFYITINLDIQKRSQIETNYETFGIKPSVYPFVGFRTGLGAMPVYEYDVRVTKSTKEYQERMLVLEVFDVKDNAVVWQGIAKDENYAGSTQEDKSAYLNEVIEKLFKDFPSK; this is translated from the coding sequence ATGAAAAATTTGTTTTTAACACTGCTCCTGAGTATTTTTTTAGGAGGGTGTTCTACACTTCATGTAGAGGTTGATTATAACCCAGATTACAATTTTTCAACTATTTCAACTTTTGCAGTGGTATATACAAAAAAAGGTGATGGCAAAGATTTTACAAGAAGTAGAATAAGCAATCTTTTAACTAAATATATGCAAAAAAAAGGTTATGCTAGCGTAGATAAAAGCAAAGCAGATTTTTATATAACAATTAATCTTGATATACAAAAGAGGAGTCAAATAGAGACTAACTATGAGACTTTCGGAATTAAACCTTCGGTATACCCATTTGTTGGGTTTCGTACTGGATTAGGTGCTATGCCTGTATATGAGTATGATGTAAGAGTTACTAAAAGTACCAAGGAGTATCAAGAGAGGATGTTGGTTTTAGAAGTTTTTGATGTTAAAGATAATGCTGTAGTTTGGCAAGGTATAGCAAAAGATGAAAATTATGCAGGATCAACACAAGAAGATAAGAGCGCTTATTTGAATGAGGTGATAGAAAAACTTTTTAAAGATTTTCCATCTAAATAG
- a CDS encoding cytochrome c, which produces MVKIIFLMLSVVSISFATQLFDKCGICHGVKGEKHSLGLTKSIAGMQANDVAKILYEYKNGTRNIYGLGTIMNGQAKNLSEDEIETLSKYIESLPKVEPKELAQDKKELTPEEVFKKCAICHGDAGQKKSLGVSKHIAGMKAEEVIKILKQYRAGERNTYNYGSMMQGQATKLTDKQMDDVAEYIESLTPVEEDAIQEKTTKPKKKITKEEADYNKFMEEYFRKSKNPNETLEEAKKRYQEEQKKLKEKNE; this is translated from the coding sequence ATGGTGAAAATTATATTTCTAATGCTATCTGTTGTTTCTATATCATTTGCGACTCAACTATTTGATAAATGTGGAATTTGTCATGGAGTAAAAGGAGAAAAACATTCTTTAGGTTTAACAAAAAGTATTGCTGGTATGCAAGCAAACGATGTAGCTAAAATACTATATGAATACAAAAATGGTACAAGAAATATTTACGGTCTTGGAACTATTATGAATGGGCAAGCAAAAAATCTATCTGAAGATGAGATTGAGACACTGTCTAAATATATCGAATCTCTTCCTAAAGTAGAACCTAAAGAACTAGCACAAGATAAAAAAGAACTCACTCCTGAAGAAGTTTTTAAAAAGTGTGCAATATGTCACGGGGATGCAGGACAGAAGAAATCACTTGGTGTTAGTAAGCATATCGCTGGAATGAAGGCAGAAGAAGTTATTAAAATATTAAAACAATACAGAGCCGGCGAAAGAAATACTTATAACTATGGAAGTATGATGCAAGGTCAAGCTACAAAACTTACAGATAAACAGATGGATGATGTTGCTGAATATATTGAATCTCTAACTCCGGTTGAAGAAGATGCAATACAAGAAAAGACAACTAAACCGAAGAAAAAGATCACTAAAGAAGAAGCTGATTATAATAAGTTTATGGAAGAGTACTTTAGAAAAAGTAAAAATCCAAATGAAACTCTAGAAGAAGCGAAAAAAAGATATCAAGAAGAACAAAAAAAATTAAAGGAAAAAAATGAATAA
- a CDS encoding tetratricopeptide repeat protein yields the protein MKKSLLIVAVQFLLISSTASAAQSMDMKKQAFKAVELKANKGDANSQFALGGMYFQGIVTDKDHAKAASLYKKASDQGHTKAMYNLAIMYHKGDGVTKSDQEAINLFTKAANSGDKKSALHLADLYYKGDGVKQDYSKAFSLYKKVADAGYPFAQYKVATMYKSGKGVEKNVKKAKYYLKKASLQSCAESQYMLGNMYLTGDGVKIDKKEAEALIKEAYLNGKAEAKVILDQENWKATPKGVTLPEE from the coding sequence TTGAAAAAATCATTACTAATTGTAGCTGTACAATTTTTACTAATCAGCAGCACAGCATCTGCCGCGCAGAGCATGGATATGAAAAAACAAGCTTTTAAAGCAGTTGAGTTAAAAGCAAACAAAGGTGATGCAAATAGTCAGTTTGCACTAGGAGGCATGTACTTTCAAGGGATTGTAACAGATAAAGATCATGCTAAAGCAGCTTCATTATATAAAAAAGCATCCGATCAAGGACATACAAAAGCTATGTATAACCTTGCAATTATGTATCACAAAGGCGATGGTGTAACTAAAAGTGATCAAGAAGCTATTAATCTTTTCACTAAAGCGGCAAATAGTGGTGACAAAAAATCAGCTCTTCACCTAGCGGATTTATACTATAAAGGTGACGGTGTAAAACAAGACTACAGCAAAGCTTTTTCACTTTATAAAAAAGTTGCCGATGCTGGTTATCCATTTGCGCAATATAAAGTTGCAACAATGTATAAGAGTGGAAAAGGCGTAGAGAAAAATGTAAAAAAAGCTAAATACTATTTAAAAAAAGCATCGCTACAAAGCTGTGCTGAATCTCAATATATGTTAGGTAATATGTATCTTACAGGTGATGGGGTTAAAATAGATAAAAAAGAGGCTGAAGCTCTTATAAAAGAAGCTTACTTAAATGGTAAAGCTGAAGCAAAAGTTATATTAGATCAAGAAAACTGGAAAGCTACACCAAAAGGTGTAACCTTGCCAGAGGAGTAA
- the alaS gene encoding alanine--tRNA ligase encodes MDIREEFLKFFEAKKHERIASAPLVPDDASLLFNNAGMVPFKTIFTGEVPTPANPRATSCQTCLRAGGKHNDLENVGHTARHHTFFEMLGNFSFGDYFKEEVIDYSWEFITEVLELPIEKLWVTVHESDDEAEQLWQKHVSKDRIMRLGDEDNFWSMGDTGPCGPCSEIFYDQGAEHFSGPEDYMGGEGDRFLEIWNLVFMQYEVKVAGGERIPLAKPSIDTGMGLERVVAIKEGALSNYGSSLFMPIIRKVEELINKEYVYESGASYRVIADHIRTAVFLLSQGINFSNEGRGYVLRRILRRAVRHGYLLGFREPFMFKLVDTLISIMGKEYSYLSEKADAVKEQIQLEEARFFKTIASGIELFEAELENTKDVFSGEVAFKLYDTFGFPLDLTEDMLKSHNLKLDADKFDELMNEQRSRAKAAWKGSGDADTHGDFKELLEKFGENTFVGYDFTSHSGEVQALLDEEYKLTDSLSSGSKGWVLLDITPFYAESGGQVGDSGQLEGFAKVVDTKKFFGLNLSQIEATKDLKVGTIVDSHVDISRQEITKHHSATHLLHAVLFDVLGDHISQAGSLNEANRLRFDFSHPKALEHSELAEIEQRVNAIIARGIDAKTEVMDIDSARESGAKAQFGEKYGDDVRVVSFEDASIELCGGVHVSNTASIGSFIITKESGVSAGVRRIEAVVGRAAYDYFCEQRMLLKQVEAEVKNLDVIAGINRLKSTIEELKVEVKEAQESAKVEITADEINGVTVVVEEYPSGDIKEKIDELKNQNDKLCAMLFQVKGDKVLIAAGVKDANAKAGDWIKQIAPILGGGGGGRPDFAQAGGKDTTKVAEAKEASLKFITEALS; translated from the coding sequence ATGGATATTAGAGAAGAGTTTTTAAAGTTTTTTGAAGCAAAAAAACATGAAAGAATAGCATCTGCACCACTTGTTCCAGATGATGCATCACTTCTTTTTAACAATGCCGGTATGGTACCGTTTAAGACAATATTTACAGGGGAAGTTCCAACACCTGCAAACCCTCGTGCTACATCTTGTCAAACTTGTTTAAGAGCAGGTGGAAAGCATAACGACCTTGAAAATGTAGGTCATACTGCACGTCACCACACATTTTTTGAGATGTTGGGTAACTTTAGTTTTGGAGATTATTTCAAAGAGGAAGTAATTGACTATTCTTGGGAATTTATAACAGAGGTTTTAGAGCTTCCTATAGAGAAGTTATGGGTTACAGTACATGAGAGTGACGATGAAGCAGAACAATTGTGGCAAAAACATGTAAGCAAAGACCGTATCATGCGTCTTGGTGATGAAGATAACTTCTGGTCTATGGGTGATACAGGACCGTGTGGACCATGTTCTGAGATCTTTTACGATCAGGGTGCTGAGCACTTCAGTGGCCCTGAAGATTATATGGGCGGTGAAGGTGACAGATTTTTAGAGATCTGGAACCTTGTATTTATGCAATACGAAGTAAAAGTTGCAGGTGGAGAGAGAATTCCTCTTGCTAAACCTTCAATCGATACGGGAATGGGACTGGAGCGTGTAGTAGCTATTAAAGAGGGTGCACTTTCAAACTACGGCTCATCTCTTTTCATGCCGATCATTCGCAAAGTTGAAGAACTTATTAACAAAGAGTATGTGTATGAGAGCGGTGCAAGTTACCGTGTTATAGCTGATCATATCCGTACAGCCGTATTTTTACTATCTCAAGGTATTAACTTCTCAAACGAGGGTCGTGGTTACGTTCTTCGCCGTATATTACGTCGTGCTGTTCGTCATGGTTACCTGTTAGGTTTCCGTGAACCATTCATGTTTAAGCTTGTAGACACTCTTATCTCTATTATGGGTAAAGAGTATTCATATTTGAGTGAAAAAGCTGATGCCGTAAAAGAGCAGATTCAATTAGAAGAAGCAAGATTTTTCAAAACAATCGCAAGTGGAATTGAGCTTTTTGAAGCAGAGCTGGAAAACACAAAAGATGTATTCAGCGGCGAGGTTGCATTTAAACTTTATGATACTTTTGGATTCCCTCTTGATCTGACTGAAGATATGTTAAAAAGCCATAATTTAAAACTTGATGCAGATAAGTTTGATGAGCTGATGAATGAACAACGCTCTCGTGCAAAAGCTGCTTGGAAGGGGAGTGGTGATGCTGATACTCACGGTGATTTTAAAGAGCTTTTAGAGAAATTCGGTGAGAATACATTTGTAGGATATGATTTTACAAGCCATTCTGGTGAAGTTCAAGCACTTTTAGATGAAGAGTATAAACTGACTGATTCACTATCTAGTGGATCAAAAGGCTGGGTTCTTTTAGATATTACACCTTTTTATGCTGAGAGCGGTGGACAAGTAGGTGATAGCGGTCAGTTAGAAGGTTTTGCGAAAGTAGTTGATACTAAAAAATTCTTCGGACTTAACCTCTCACAAATCGAAGCTACTAAAGATTTAAAAGTTGGAACTATTGTAGATAGCCATGTAGATATTTCACGTCAAGAGATCACAAAACACCACTCTGCAACTCACTTACTTCATGCAGTACTGTTTGATGTACTTGGTGATCATATATCTCAAGCTGGTTCATTAAATGAAGCAAACCGTTTACGTTTTGACTTCTCACACCCTAAAGCGTTAGAACATTCAGAACTTGCAGAGATTGAGCAAAGAGTTAATGCTATTATCGCTCGCGGTATTGATGCAAAAACTGAAGTTATGGATATAGACTCGGCTCGTGAAAGTGGTGCTAAAGCTCAGTTTGGTGAAAAGTACGGTGATGATGTTCGTGTTGTAAGTTTTGAAGATGCTTCAATTGAGCTTTGTGGTGGTGTACATGTTAGCAACACTGCTTCAATCGGTTCATTCATAATTACTAAAGAAAGCGGTGTAAGTGCTGGTGTTAGACGTATAGAAGCTGTGGTAGGTCGCGCTGCATATGATTACTTCTGTGAGCAGAGAATGCTTCTTAAACAAGTAGAAGCTGAAGTTAAAAACCTAGATGTAATAGCAGGTATAAACAGACTTAAATCAACTATTGAAGAATTAAAAGTTGAAGTTAAAGAGGCTCAAGAGAGTGCAAAAGTTGAGATCACAGCAGATGAGATTAACGGTGTAACTGTTGTTGTTGAAGAGTACCCAAGCGGTGATATCAAAGAGAAGATTGATGAGCTTAAAAACCAAAATGACAAACTTTGTGCAATGCTTTTCCAAGTTAAAGGTGACAAAGTTCTAATAGCAGCGGGTGTCAAAGATGCCAATGCAAAAGCTGGTGATTGGATTAAGCAGATTGCACCGATTTTAGGCGGTGGCGGCGGTGGTCGTCCTGACTTTGCACAAGCAGGCGGAAAAGACACTACAAAAGTAGCTGAAGCAAAAGAAGCTTCATTAAAATTCATTACTGAGGCACTTAGCTAA